The following coding sequences lie in one Cyanobacterium sp. Dongsha4 genomic window:
- the msrB gene encoding peptide-methionine (R)-S-oxide reductase MsrB, producing the protein MVEKIKKTEQEWKEILTPEQFEVTRKHGTERAFTGEYHDFKGKGIYKCVCCGNELFVSDTKYNSGTGWPSFWQPIREDSVAYKNDFSFFMKRTEVLCNACDAHLGHVFNDGPEPTGQRYCMNSAALKFEPKN; encoded by the coding sequence ATGGTAGAGAAAATAAAAAAAACAGAACAAGAGTGGAAAGAAATTCTTACTCCTGAACAATTTGAAGTTACCAGAAAACACGGCACAGAAAGAGCTTTTACAGGAGAATATCACGACTTTAAAGGTAAGGGCATTTATAAATGTGTTTGTTGTGGAAATGAATTATTTGTTTCTGATACTAAATACAATTCTGGTACAGGATGGCCTAGTTTTTGGCAACCAATTAGAGAGGATAGTGTTGCTTACAAAAATGATTTTAGCTTCTTCATGAAACGTACTGAAGTTTTATGTAATGCTTGTGATGCTCATTTAGGTCATGTTTTCAATGATGGCCCTGAGCCAACAGGACAACGCTATTGTATGAACTCTGCGGCTTTGAAATTTGAACCCAAAAACTAA
- a CDS encoding serine hydrolase, translated as MAIFLSRTHGENNYRRKASSTKANRRNIKSKVAQTQTNKRLIRKTNAPYTSITQENVVTQAKEQQNLVNTIFNNVFRLTIFGVGIGTIFGSVLANTDLTKPLFPKIDIPFVDKVAQNTSLNQETNASQESQPLAYTPEVNSNPEELRFSEELTALRSKFDALKAKYPKLEPGAFFVDLDNGAYVNYNGIAPFPAASTIKIPVLVAFLQDIDEGKIYLDEKLTMTEANRVPHSGNMQYKPLGTQFTALYTATEMIINSDNTATEMIIERLGGKDELNKRFQEWGLENTVIRNLLPDLEGTNTTSPRDLGILLAKVNQGDLLSVRSRDRLLEIMRRTKTQTLLPQGLENNAIIAHKTGDIGIVLGDAGIIDMPTGKRYIGAVLVKRPHNDYSARTLIQEISRTAYQHFKWYLARPPINNNETSQ; from the coding sequence TTGGCTATTTTTTTATCTCGAACTCATGGGGAAAATAATTATAGACGTAAGGCTTCAAGCACGAAAGCAAATAGAAGAAATATAAAATCAAAAGTAGCCCAAACACAAACTAATAAAAGGCTAATTAGGAAAACAAACGCCCCATACACATCTATTACTCAGGAAAATGTTGTCACTCAGGCAAAAGAGCAACAGAATTTAGTCAATACTATCTTTAACAATGTTTTTCGTTTAACAATTTTTGGTGTAGGTATTGGAACTATTTTTGGTAGTGTCTTGGCTAATACTGATTTAACTAAACCCCTCTTTCCGAAAATTGATATTCCCTTTGTTGATAAAGTTGCACAAAATACATCTCTGAATCAAGAAACAAATGCCAGTCAAGAGAGTCAACCTCTCGCCTACACTCCTGAAGTAAATAGCAATCCAGAAGAATTAAGATTTTCTGAAGAATTAACAGCTTTAAGAAGTAAATTTGATGCTCTTAAGGCAAAATATCCTAAATTAGAACCCGGAGCGTTTTTTGTTGATTTGGATAATGGTGCTTATGTTAACTATAATGGCATTGCTCCTTTTCCTGCCGCCAGTACCATTAAAATACCCGTTTTAGTCGCTTTTCTTCAAGATATTGATGAGGGAAAAATTTATCTTGATGAAAAGTTAACTATGACAGAAGCGAATAGAGTTCCTCATTCTGGTAATATGCAATATAAACCGTTAGGAACACAGTTTACTGCTCTTTATACTGCCACAGAAATGATCATTAATAGTGATAATACTGCCACAGAAATGATTATTGAGCGATTGGGGGGTAAAGATGAGTTAAATAAGCGTTTTCAAGAATGGGGTTTAGAAAATACTGTTATTCGTAATCTTCTGCCTGATTTAGAAGGTACAAATACCACTAGCCCTAGAGATTTGGGGATTCTCTTAGCTAAAGTTAATCAGGGTGATTTGTTGTCTGTGCGATCGCGCGATCGCCTCTTAGAAATAATGCGACGGACAAAAACTCAAACCTTACTACCTCAAGGATTAGAAAATAATGCCATCATTGCCCATAAAACAGGAGATATAGGCATAGTATTAGGAGACGCAGGTATAATCGATATGCCCACAGGAAAACGTTATATTGGAGCAGTTTTAGTCAAACGTCCTCATAATGATTACTCAGCTAGAACTTTAATTCAAGAGATTTCCCGCACTGCCTATCAACATTTTAAATGGTATCTTGCCCGTCCTCCCATAAATAATAATGAAACTAGCCAATAA
- a CDS encoding cobalt chelatase encodes MHRIPATPGGWNPDTEGVIFIEQNPAPIIFITSADTDIQTTAACLEKLPEDFPPMRVVNLLQLQQELTIDTYAEEVLSHAKVIILRLLGGRSYWSYGLEVCKDTVSQTKASLFILPGDDRPDAELFSQSNMSISQVSLLWRYLTEGGLENFANGFKFMANTCLNTNYSYQLPLEIPRLGIYNCFN; translated from the coding sequence ATGCACCGCATACCAGCTACACCGGGGGGATGGAATCCTGATACAGAAGGGGTAATTTTCATCGAACAAAATCCCGCTCCAATTATTTTTATTACCAGCGCCGATACAGATATTCAAACTACTGCCGCCTGTTTAGAAAAACTGCCAGAAGATTTTCCGCCCATGAGAGTAGTAAATTTATTACAATTGCAACAAGAATTAACTATTGATACCTATGCAGAAGAAGTTTTATCCCATGCCAAAGTAATTATTCTGCGACTGTTAGGAGGGAGAAGTTATTGGAGTTATGGTTTAGAAGTTTGTAAAGATACTGTTTCTCAAACTAAAGCATCCTTATTTATTCTACCGGGAGACGATCGCCCCGATGCAGAATTATTTAGTCAGTCGAATATGTCCATTTCTCAAGTTAGTTTATTATGGCGTTACTTAACAGAGGGAGGATTAGAAAACTTCGCTAACGGTTTTAAATTTATGGCGAATACTTGCTTAAATACTAATTATTCTTATCAACTTCCTTTAGAAATTCCTCGCTTAGGCATTTATAATTGTTTCAATTAA
- a CDS encoding esterase-like activity of phytase family protein has protein sequence MSISRTRFIGFILVLFFFLFPFYDLKSLAEVDRTFLDLKIEFLGEYTLKEINYQDTVIGGLSGITYNPKEDVYYLISDDRANISPARFYTAKINIEEEKIENIKIENVTFLKDKKGELYQKNTTDTEGIAFSPRNSLFISSEGLTNKNIPAFINEYDLEGNLLNSIRIPERYIPKTGEKKGIENNLGLESLTIKANGFMPDDPFRLFTVTESALVQDVDLKNPLTVLRSRFLHYVINPFGDPVLIGEHLYTIDEPSFSTLYNGVADLLSLPDEGYLLSLERTFGLRGYGAKIFQLVIGNASDISGQKSISGNIENIIPIKKKLLLDLKQLGIKLDNLEGMTLGGRFPDGSQSLILVSDNNFSGNSKQKNQFLLFKISK, from the coding sequence ATGTCTATTTCTCGAACTAGATTTATCGGTTTTATTTTAGTTTTATTCTTTTTTCTTTTCCCCTTTTATGATTTAAAGTCTTTAGCAGAAGTCGATCGCACTTTCTTAGATTTAAAGATAGAATTTTTAGGGGAATATACCCTCAAAGAAATTAATTATCAAGATACTGTTATTGGTGGCTTATCAGGAATAACTTATAACCCAAAAGAAGATGTTTACTATTTAATTTCTGATGATAGAGCTAATATTTCTCCTGCTCGTTTTTACACAGCTAAAATAAATATTGAAGAAGAAAAAATAGAAAATATAAAAATAGAAAATGTTACCTTTTTAAAGGACAAAAAAGGAGAACTGTATCAAAAAAATACTACTGATACAGAGGGAATAGCATTTAGTCCTCGCAACAGTTTATTTATTAGTAGTGAAGGGCTTACAAATAAAAATATTCCTGCTTTTATTAATGAATATGATTTAGAAGGAAATTTATTAAATTCTATAAGAATACCAGAAAGATACATTCCCAAAACAGGTGAAAAAAAAGGTATTGAAAATAATTTAGGATTAGAATCTTTAACCATTAAAGCTAATGGATTTATGCCAGATGACCCTTTTCGCTTATTCACCGTTACAGAATCAGCATTAGTTCAAGATGTCGATTTGAAAAATCCTTTAACCGTTTTAAGATCTCGTTTTTTACATTATGTGATCAATCCTTTTGGCGATCCTGTATTGATTGGAGAACATTTATACACCATTGATGAACCTTCTTTTAGCACCTTATATAATGGTGTTGCCGATTTATTATCACTACCAGATGAAGGTTATTTATTAAGTTTAGAAAGAACTTTTGGCTTAAGGGGATATGGTGCGAAAATTTTTCAATTGGTAATAGGAAATGCTAGTGATATTTCTGGTCAAAAATCAATTTCTGGAAACATTGAAAATATTATTCCTATTAAGAAAAAATTACTATTAGATTTAAAACAATTAGGAATAAAATTAGATAATTTAGAAGGAATGACTCTTGGTGGTCGTTTTCCTGATGGTAGTCAAAGTTTGATTCTTGTTAGTGATAATAATTTTTCTGGGAATAGTAAACAAAAAAATCAGTTTTTATTATTCAAAATTAGTAAGTAA
- a CDS encoding Txe/YoeB family addiction module toxin has protein sequence MTQAQKDAKKLSSSGLKQKTLKLIEIITHNPYQYPPEYELLKGDMKGLISRRINKQHRLVYEVI, from the coding sequence ATGACACAAGCGCAGAAAGATGCGAAAAAGTTATCTTCAAGCGGATTGAAACAAAAAACATTGAAACTAATTGAAATCATAACCCATAACCCTTATCAATATCCACCTGAATATGAGCTACTCAAAGGGGATATGAAAGGATTAATTAGTAGAAGAATTAATAAGCAACATAGGTTAGTTTATGAAGTGATCTGA
- the secA gene encoding preprotein translocase subunit SecA: MFKKLFGDPNTRKLKKLQPYIAEINLLEEDIKKLTDDEMRAKTASFQEMLAKATTKEEKDTILDEILPEAFALVREAGVRVLGMRHYDVQLLGGIVLHTGQIAEMKTGEGKTLVATLPAYLNGLTGEGVHVVTVNDYLARRDAEWMGQIHRFLGLSVGLIQSGMTSPERQKNYSADITYATNSELGFDYLRDNMATDMADVVQRPPNYCIIDEVDSILVDEARTPLIISGQVERPMEKYMEAAKIAQMLTRQNEEGDGGDYEVDEKARNVLLTDEGFAHAEELLGVTDLYDQENPWAHYIFNAIKAKELFTRDVNYIVRNNEVVIVDEFTGRVLAGRRWSDGLHQAIEAKEGVEIQKETQTLASITYQNFFLLYPKLSGMTGTAKTEETEFEKVYNLEVTIIPTNRPSDRNDLPDVVYKNEIAKWKAVAEECKEMHETGRPVLVGTTSVEKSEVLSRLLQEREIPHNILNARPENVERESEIVAQAGRKGAVTIATNMAGRGTDIILGGNSDYMARLKLREYFMPQIVTPEDDQLMVTVPGVDMAKRSKGQGFSGNGDGKKQKNWKPSSDLFPCQLSTDTEALLKEAVKFAVEKYGQQSLSELEAEEKIAIAAEKAPTEDPVIQKLREVYQAIRREYDEVTDKEHDLVVDKGGLHVIGTERHESRRIDNQLRGRAGRQGDPGSTRFFLSLEDNLLRIFGGDRVAGLMNAFRVEEDMPIESGMLTRSLEGAQKKVETFYYDARKNVFEYDEVMNNQRRAIYAERRRVLEGRDLKGQVLQYATQTMDEIVDAYVNPDLPPDEWNLEALVEKAKEFIYLLQDITVKDLEDMTVAEMKTFLHEEVHKAYDLKENQIEQIQTGLMRQAERFFILQQIDTLWREHLQKMDGLRESVGLRGYGQKDPLIEYKQEGYEMFLEMMIDIRRNVVYSLFQFQPQVQPQAV; encoded by the coding sequence ATGTTTAAAAAGCTATTTGGAGATCCTAACACTCGTAAACTAAAAAAACTACAACCTTACATTGCAGAAATAAATCTTTTAGAAGAAGACATAAAGAAATTAACCGACGATGAAATGAGGGCAAAAACCGCATCTTTTCAAGAGATGTTAGCAAAAGCCACCACAAAAGAAGAAAAAGATACTATCTTAGATGAAATTTTACCCGAAGCCTTTGCTCTAGTGAGAGAAGCAGGGGTAAGAGTTTTGGGAATGCGTCATTATGATGTGCAGTTACTAGGGGGTATTGTATTACACACAGGGCAGATTGCCGAGATGAAAACAGGGGAGGGTAAAACCCTTGTCGCAACTTTACCCGCCTATCTTAATGGTTTAACAGGAGAAGGTGTACACGTTGTCACCGTTAACGATTACCTTGCTCGTCGTGATGCTGAATGGATGGGGCAAATTCATCGTTTTTTAGGCTTAAGTGTGGGCTTAATTCAAAGTGGGATGACATCCCCTGAAAGACAGAAAAATTACAGTGCCGATATTACCTATGCGACTAATAGTGAGTTAGGCTTTGATTATCTTCGAGATAATATGGCTACGGATATGGCTGATGTGGTACAACGTCCTCCTAATTACTGTATTATTGACGAAGTTGACTCTATTTTAGTGGATGAGGCTCGTACTCCTTTGATTATATCAGGACAGGTTGAGCGTCCTATGGAAAAATATATGGAAGCGGCGAAAATTGCTCAAATGCTTACCCGTCAAAATGAAGAGGGTGACGGCGGTGATTATGAAGTGGACGAAAAAGCAAGAAATGTTTTATTGACTGATGAAGGCTTTGCCCATGCTGAGGAGTTATTAGGAGTTACAGATTTATATGATCAAGAGAATCCTTGGGCTCATTATATTTTCAATGCCATTAAAGCTAAAGAATTATTTACTCGTGATGTTAATTATATCGTCCGTAATAATGAAGTGGTAATCGTGGATGAGTTTACGGGGAGAGTTTTAGCTGGAAGAAGATGGAGCGATGGTTTACATCAGGCTATTGAGGCAAAAGAAGGAGTAGAAATTCAAAAAGAAACCCAAACCTTAGCGAGTATCACCTATCAAAACTTCTTCTTACTCTATCCTAAACTATCGGGTATGACTGGTACTGCCAAAACCGAGGAAACGGAATTTGAAAAAGTATATAACCTTGAAGTTACCATTATTCCAACTAATCGCCCCTCCGATAGAAACGATTTACCTGACGTAGTTTATAAAAATGAAATCGCAAAATGGAAAGCTGTTGCGGAAGAATGCAAAGAAATGCACGAAACGGGCAGACCTGTACTTGTAGGTACTACCAGCGTAGAAAAATCTGAGGTTTTATCTCGTTTATTACAAGAAAGAGAAATTCCTCATAATATCCTTAATGCTAGACCAGAAAACGTGGAAAGGGAATCAGAAATTGTTGCTCAGGCTGGTAGAAAAGGGGCTGTAACCATTGCAACTAACATGGCAGGGCGTGGTACAGATATTATTCTTGGTGGTAACTCTGACTATATGGCAAGGTTAAAGTTAAGAGAGTATTTTATGCCCCAAATTGTAACTCCTGAAGATGATCAATTAATGGTGACTGTGCCAGGTGTTGATATGGCTAAACGTTCTAAAGGGCAGGGTTTTAGTGGTAATGGCGACGGTAAAAAACAAAAAAACTGGAAGCCTTCCTCAGATTTATTTCCCTGTCAGTTATCAACAGATACTGAGGCTCTTTTGAAAGAGGCCGTGAAATTTGCGGTGGAAAAATATGGGCAACAGAGTTTATCCGAATTGGAGGCAGAAGAAAAAATTGCGATCGCAGCCGAAAAAGCACCGACAGAAGATCCCGTCATACAAAAATTAAGAGAAGTCTATCAAGCCATTCGTAGAGAATATGATGAGGTAACAGATAAAGAACATGATTTAGTAGTCGATAAAGGCGGTTTGCACGTCATTGGGACAGAAAGACACGAATCAAGAAGGATTGATAACCAATTAAGAGGTAGAGCAGGAAGACAAGGAGATCCCGGTTCAACCCGTTTCTTTTTGAGCTTAGAAGATAATTTATTACGGATTTTTGGCGGAGATAGAGTTGCAGGTTTAATGAATGCCTTTCGAGTGGAAGAGGATATGCCCATTGAATCGGGAATGCTCACCCGTAGCTTAGAAGGGGCACAGAAAAAAGTAGAAACCTTCTACTATGATGCACGGAAAAACGTCTTTGAGTACGATGAAGTTATGAATAACCAACGTCGTGCTATATATGCTGAACGTCGTCGAGTTTTAGAAGGAAGAGACTTAAAAGGTCAAGTATTGCAATACGCAACCCAAACGATGGATGAAATTGTCGATGCTTACGTCAATCCTGATTTACCCCCTGATGAGTGGAATTTAGAAGCGTTGGTAGAAAAAGCTAAAGAATTTATTTATCTTCTCCAAGACATCACCGTCAAAGACTTAGAGGATATGACTGTTGCAGAGATGAAAACATTTCTCCATGAAGAAGTCCACAAGGCTTATGATTTAAAAGAAAATCAAATTGAACAAATCCAAACAGGGTTAATGCGTCAAGCGGAAAGATTCTTTATTCTGCAACAAATAGATACCCTTTGGCGTGAACACTTGCAAAAAATGGACGGTTTACGAGAATCCGTTGGTTTAAGGGGTTATGGACAAAAAGATCCCTTAATTGAATATAAACAAGAAGGCTATGAAATGTTCTTAGAGATGATGATAGACATTCGCCGTAACGTGGTTTACTCCTTATTCCAATTCCAACCCCAAGTACAACCTCAAGCCGTCTAA
- the plsX gene encoding phosphate acyltransferase PlsX, which yields MAETRAKIAVDAMGGDNAPQEIVAGAIRASAELDVDILLVGDPEAIQAQLDHHGCTSTNIEIVPADGVVSMEEEALVGVRRKPNASINVAMGLVRENRAQAVVSAGHSGAAMAAALLGLGRLKGIDRPAIGAVFPTMYANKSVIVLDVGANVDSKPKYLEQFALMGTVYSKYVLGVEDPKVGLINIGEESSKGNELAKETYKLLSQNPKIPFIGNAEGRDVLSGDFDVIVCDGFVGNVLLKFAEAVGEIMLQIIKEELPYGVRGKIGTGILKPNLRRIKQRIDHAEHGGALLFGVNGVCIISHGSSQAPSIFSAIRIAKEAVDNQVLDRIRNFQGEKSVSNEQLGITN from the coding sequence ATGGCAGAGACGCGCGCAAAAATAGCAGTGGATGCAATGGGCGGAGATAATGCCCCTCAAGAAATCGTAGCTGGTGCAATTAGAGCCTCAGCAGAACTAGATGTCGATATACTCTTAGTCGGCGATCCTGAAGCTATTCAGGCACAATTAGATCATCATGGTTGTACCTCTACCAATATTGAAATAGTCCCCGCCGATGGAGTTGTCTCAATGGAAGAAGAGGCACTTGTAGGGGTTCGTCGTAAGCCGAATGCTTCTATTAACGTGGCAATGGGGTTAGTAAGGGAAAATAGAGCCCAAGCAGTTGTTTCCGCAGGACATTCAGGAGCGGCAATGGCCGCCGCTTTACTGGGACTCGGCAGACTCAAAGGAATCGATCGCCCCGCTATTGGTGCTGTTTTTCCCACTATGTATGCCAATAAATCGGTAATTGTCCTCGACGTGGGAGCAAATGTGGACTCTAAACCTAAATACTTAGAACAGTTTGCCCTCATGGGAACAGTTTATAGTAAATACGTACTAGGAGTTGAAGATCCAAAAGTAGGCTTGATCAATATCGGTGAGGAATCAAGCAAAGGAAATGAATTAGCCAAAGAAACTTATAAATTGCTCTCACAGAATCCGAAAATCCCCTTTATCGGTAATGCGGAAGGCAGAGACGTTCTTTCAGGAGACTTTGATGTTATCGTTTGTGATGGCTTTGTCGGTAATGTCTTATTAAAATTTGCCGAGGCAGTAGGGGAGATTATGTTACAAATAATCAAAGAGGAATTACCCTATGGAGTCAGAGGTAAAATCGGTACAGGTATTTTAAAGCCAAATTTGCGTCGCATCAAGCAAAGAATTGATCACGCAGAGCATGGAGGTGCTTTATTGTTCGGGGTAAATGGGGTTTGTATTATAAGTCACGGTAGTTCCCAAGCACCTTCTATTTTTAGTGCTATTCGTATTGCTAAAGAAGCGGTGGATAATCAAGTATTAGACCGTATTCGCAATTTTCAAGGAGAGAAATCCGTTAGTAATGAGCAGTTAGGGATTACTAATTAA
- a CDS encoding carbon dioxide-concentrating mechanism protein — MRHRHISPDSALGLVSTYSFPAIVGTADMMLKSAEVMLVGYEKIGAGHCTAIVRGRIADVRLAVEEGAKMAEQIGQLHTKLIIPRPMPNLEAVFPIGSRLVEVAQQKRGFSRLSNRSIGLLETKGFPAMVGAADAMLKSADVQLASYETIGAGLCTVIVRGSVANVAVAIEAGMAEAERIGDLNAVMIIPRLLEDLEHTLPVANYWLEQENKEHPLPTFTSRQKERTKRKLVALPELEKIPLTFETREKVKQEAKLESQLELSAELELSPDNENKED; from the coding sequence ATGAGACATAGGCACATTAGTCCCGATAGCGCCCTTGGTTTGGTTTCTACTTACAGCTTTCCTGCCATCGTGGGAACGGCTGACATGATGTTGAAATCTGCTGAGGTGATGTTAGTAGGTTATGAGAAAATTGGTGCGGGACATTGTACTGCTATTGTCAGGGGGAGAATTGCAGATGTGCGTTTGGCGGTGGAAGAAGGGGCGAAAATGGCGGAGCAAATAGGTCAATTACACACAAAATTGATTATTCCTCGCCCGATGCCTAATTTAGAGGCAGTATTTCCCATTGGTAGCCGTTTGGTAGAGGTAGCACAACAAAAAAGAGGGTTTAGCCGTTTAAGTAATCGTTCTATTGGCTTATTGGAAACCAAAGGATTTCCCGCCATGGTGGGAGCGGCGGATGCAATGTTAAAATCGGCGGATGTACAGTTAGCTTCTTATGAAACTATTGGGGCGGGGTTGTGTACAGTAATAGTTAGAGGTTCAGTGGCAAATGTAGCAGTTGCGATCGAAGCTGGAATGGCTGAAGCAGAAAGGATTGGCGACTTAAATGCCGTGATGATTATTCCTCGACTCCTAGAAGACTTAGAGCATACGTTACCTGTTGCGAATTATTGGTTAGAACAAGAAAACAAAGAACATCCTTTACCAACATTTACATCAAGACAAAAAGAAAGAACAAAACGTAAATTAGTTGCTCTACCTGAACTAGAAAAAATCCCTCTTACTTTTGAAACAAGAGAAAAAGTTAAACAAGAGGCAAAATTAGAATCTCAGTTGGAGTTGAGTGCTGAATTAGAGTTAAGTCCTGACAATGAAAATAAGGAAGATTAA
- the thiC gene encoding phosphomethylpyrimidine synthase, which yields MRTEWIAKRRGQANVSQMHYARQGVITEEMHYVATRENLPADLIRDEVARGRMIIPANINHPNLEPMCIGIASQCKVNANIGASPNSSNIDEEVAKLNLAVKYGADTVMDLSTGGGNLDEIRTAIINASPVPIGTVPIYQALESVHGKIENLTADDFLHIIEKHAQQGVDYMTIHAGILIEYLPLVRNRITGIVSRGGGIIARWMLHHHKQNPLYTHFDDIIEIFKKYDVSFSLGDSLRPGCTHDASDEAQLSELKTLGQLTRRAWEHDVQVMVEGPGHVPMDQIEFNVKKQMEECSEAPFYVLGPLVTDIAPGYDHITSAIGAAMAGWYGTAMLCYVTPKEHLGLPNAEDVRNGLIAYKIAAHAADIARHRPGARDRDDELSKARYNFDWNRQFELSLDPDRAREYHDETLPADIYKEAEFCSMCGPKFCPMQTKVDADALTELEKFLAKEASSKQPVA from the coding sequence ATGCGTACAGAATGGATAGCGAAACGTCGTGGACAAGCTAACGTGTCTCAAATGCACTATGCTCGTCAAGGTGTTATTACCGAAGAAATGCACTATGTAGCGACAAGAGAAAACTTACCTGCTGATTTGATTCGAGATGAAGTGGCAAGGGGCAGAATGATTATTCCTGCTAATATTAATCACCCCAATCTTGAGCCTATGTGCATCGGTATTGCCTCTCAATGTAAAGTGAATGCGAATATTGGGGCTTCTCCTAATTCATCCAATATTGATGAAGAGGTAGCTAAATTAAACTTAGCGGTAAAATATGGTGCAGATACCGTTATGGATTTATCCACCGGTGGCGGTAATTTAGATGAAATTCGCACAGCAATTATTAATGCTTCTCCTGTCCCCATTGGTACAGTTCCCATTTACCAAGCCCTAGAAAGTGTACACGGAAAAATCGAAAATCTTACCGCCGATGACTTTTTACACATCATCGAAAAACACGCTCAACAAGGTGTTGATTATATGACTATTCATGCAGGTATTTTAATTGAATACTTGCCTTTAGTACGTAATCGTATCACTGGTATTGTATCCCGTGGTGGTGGTATTATTGCCCGTTGGATGTTGCATCATCATAAACAAAATCCCCTTTACACTCATTTTGATGATATTATCGAAATCTTTAAGAAATATGATGTTTCTTTCAGTTTGGGTGATTCTTTGCGCCCCGGTTGTACCCATGATGCTTCTGATGAGGCTCAATTATCTGAGTTAAAAACTTTAGGACAATTAACCCGCCGTGCGTGGGAACATGATGTACAAGTAATGGTAGAAGGCCCTGGCCATGTACCGATGGATCAAATTGAGTTCAATGTGAAAAAACAAATGGAAGAATGCTCAGAAGCTCCTTTCTATGTTTTAGGTCCTTTGGTGACAGATATTGCCCCCGGTTATGATCATATCACAAGTGCGATCGGAGCGGCTATGGCTGGTTGGTATGGTACTGCGATGCTATGCTATGTTACTCCGAAAGAACATTTGGGCTTACCTAACGCCGAAGATGTGCGTAATGGCTTAATTGCTTATAAAATTGCGGCTCATGCGGCAGATATTGCCCGTCATCGCCCCGGTGCAAGAGATAGAGATGATGAACTTTCTAAAGCTCGTTATAACTTTGACTGGAATCGTCAGTTTGAGCTATCTTTAGATCCAGACAGAGCAAGAGAATACCATGATGAGACATTACCTGCAGATATTTATAAAGAAGCAGAATTTTGTTCTATGTGTGGTCCTAAATTCTGTCCTATGCAAACTAAAGTAGATGCGGATGCTTTAACAGAGTTGGAAAAATTCTTAGCAAAAGAAGCTAGTAGTAAGCAACCTGTGGCATAG